Proteins from a single region of Campylobacter sputorum:
- a CDS encoding molybdopterin-dependent oxidoreductase, protein MVRSSVRLKYPMEKVNGEWKRISYEEAFDKIGAKLKALREENPEQAMFLGSAKTSNEQAYYIRKFAAFYGTNNIDHQARIUHSATVAGVANTWGYGAMTNHLGDIQKSKAIIIFGANPAVNHPVGFRHFLLAKQKGAKLIVVDPRFTHTAAKADYFAQIRPGTDIAFIYGMLNIIFKNGWEDKEYIEKRTYGMEAIIEEAKKWTPEVVEDVTSVKKEILEEIAKVYAQNRPGTLIWAMGLTQHTIGTSNTRMAPILQLVLGNVGVEGGGTNILRGHDNVQGASDMGCLSENLPGYYDLNETSWKWFSNQWGVSHEWMKSRFINEDMMYKKGFTLARWWAGVLNGKDGNDPIDNAGTSLKALVVLGNGITSTAQQAKVKEGLDNLDLLVLADPFVNEAGIITDKKDNIFLLPTATQFETSGSVVATNRSGQWRYQVVEPLYECKPDQEILFELAKRIGFYDEYTKTIRDDNGNINWPEAATREIANTLKSIGYTGWTPERLKKHTDNWDKFDQITLKGSGEFENEYYGLPWPCWSEKHPGSPNLYNINLPVSKGGMGFRARFGHIRDGKNLLAEEGSAPVDSSINGGYPQITKENIEKVLGITLSEEEKAKMGNSWSTDASNIIAQKCLEKEIAPYGNAKARAIAWNFVDQIPLHREPLHSPRQDLVEKYPTFEDQENQYRVFTRFKSIQSAKNYSKEFPINLITARLVNLNGAGMENRASMYLTRLTPEMFCDINPALAAKYDIKDGSMMKIHSPEGTWIKVKARFTHAVNEKSIFLPFHFTGIMQGVDMTKNFPAGTAPYASGESANTVTNYGYDISCQIPETKGGLCRIEKA, encoded by the coding sequence ATTATATACGAAAATTTGCAGCATTTTATGGAACAAATAATATAGATCATCAAGCTAGAATTTGACATAGTGCAACAGTCGCCGGTGTGGCGAATACTTGGGGTTATGGCGCTATGACAAATCACCTTGGAGATATACAAAAAAGTAAAGCTATAATTATATTTGGAGCAAATCCTGCTGTAAATCATCCTGTTGGTTTTAGACACTTTTTACTTGCTAAACAAAAAGGTGCAAAACTAATAGTTGTAGATCCTAGATTTACACATACTGCTGCTAAGGCTGATTATTTTGCACAAATTAGACCAGGAACCGATATAGCATTTATATATGGTATGCTTAACATTATTTTCAAAAATGGATGGGAAGATAAAGAGTATATAGAAAAAAGAACTTATGGAATGGAAGCAATTATAGAAGAAGCTAAAAAATGGACTCCTGAAGTTGTTGAAGATGTAACTAGTGTAAAAAAAGAAATTTTAGAAGAAATTGCTAAAGTTTATGCACAAAATAGACCTGGAACACTCATTTGGGCTATGGGCTTAACTCAGCACACAATAGGCACATCAAACACAAGAATGGCTCCAATCTTGCAATTAGTTCTTGGAAATGTTGGTGTTGAAGGCGGAGGAACAAATATATTAAGAGGGCACGATAATGTTCAAGGTGCTTCTGATATGGGATGTTTGAGTGAAAATTTACCAGGGTATTATGATCTTAACGAAACTTCATGGAAATGGTTTAGCAACCAATGGGGTGTAAGTCATGAATGGATGAAAAGTAGATTCATAAATGAAGATATGATGTATAAAAAAGGCTTTACACTTGCTAGATGGTGGGCTGGGGTTTTAAATGGTAAAGACGGAAACGATCCTATAGATAATGCTGGAACAAGCTTAAAAGCATTGGTTGTGCTAGGAAATGGTATAACTTCAACTGCACAACAAGCTAAAGTAAAAGAAGGTCTTGATAATCTTGATTTGTTAGTACTAGCAGACCCATTTGTAAACGAAGCTGGTATAATAACGGATAAAAAAGATAATATTTTCTTGCTTCCAACAGCAACACAGTTTGAAACATCAGGATCAGTTGTTGCAACAAATAGAAGTGGCCAATGGAGATATCAAGTAGTTGAACCATTATATGAATGCAAACCCGATCAAGAAATTTTATTTGAACTTGCAAAAAGAATTGGCTTTTACGACGAATATACAAAAACTATAAGAGATGATAATGGTAATATAAACTGGCCAGAAGCTGCTACAAGAGAGATAGCAAACACTCTTAAAAGTATCGGTTACACAGGATGGACTCCAGAAAGACTTAAAAAACACACAGATAACTGGGATAAATTTGACCAAATTACACTAAAAGGAAGTGGTGAATTTGAAAACGAATATTATGGTCTACCTTGGCCATGTTGGAGCGAAAAACATCCAGGAAGTCCAAATTTATATAATATAAATTTACCTGTAAGTAAGGGCGGTATGGGATTTAGAGCAAGATTTGGACATATAAGAGATGGTAAAAATTTACTTGCAGAAGAAGGGTCTGCACCAGTTGATTCTAGTATAAATGGGGGATATCCACAAATTACTAAAGAAAACATAGAAAAAGTTTTAGGAATTACTCTAAGCGAAGAAGAAAAAGCTAAGATGGGTAATAGCTGGTCAACAGATGCTAGTAATATAATTGCTCAAAAATGCCTTGAAAAAGAGATAGCACCTTATGGCAATGCTAAAGCTAGAGCTATAGCTTGGAATTTTGTTGATCAAATTCCACTTCATAGAGAACCTCTCCATTCACCAAGACAAGATTTAGTAGAGAAGTATCCAACTTTTGAAGATCAAGAAAATCAATACAGAGTATTTACTAGATTTAAATCCATTCAATCAGCTAAAAATTATAGTAAGGAATTTCCTATAAATTTAATCACAGCTAGGCTTGTAAATCTAAATGGTGCAGGTATGGAAAATAGGGCTAGTATGTATTTAACTAGATTAACCCCAGAGATGTTTTGTGATATAAATCCAGCTCTTGCAGCAAAATATGATATAAAAGATGGCTCTATGATGAAAATTCATAGCCCAGAAGGTACTTGGATAAAAGTAAAAGCAAGATTTACACACGCTGTAAATGAAAAAAGTATATTCTTGCCTTTCCACTTTACTGGAATTATGCAAGGTGTTGATATGACTAAGAATTTTCCAGCAGGAACAGCGCCTTATGCAAGCGGAGAGAGTGCAAATACCGTTACAAACTATGGATATGATATATCATGTCAAATTCCAGAAACAAAAGGCGGTTTATGCCGCATAGAAAAAGCTTAA
- the fdh3B gene encoding formate dehydrogenase FDH3 subunit beta has product MSAIRMKFLCDLDRCIDCNGCSVACDDAHELPLGIRRRRVITLNEGIPGKEVSSTIACMHCSDAPCAQVCPVDCFYIREDAIVLHDKDICIGCGYCLYACPFGAPQFPKSGIFGAKGAMDKCTMCAGGPKPTNSEEERHMYGQNRISEGKVPVCAAMCSTKALLVGNSEEVDAIYRARVAERKSQNGELGTPKENIF; this is encoded by the coding sequence ATGTCAGCTATAAGAATGAAATTTTTATGTGATTTAGATAGATGTATAGACTGCAATGGTTGCTCTGTTGCTTGCGATGATGCACATGAGTTGCCACTTGGAATTAGAAGAAGAAGAGTTATAACTTTAAACGAAGGAATTCCAGGTAAAGAGGTATCAAGCACCATTGCTTGTATGCACTGCTCTGATGCACCTTGTGCACAAGTTTGTCCTGTTGATTGTTTTTATATAAGAGAAGATGCTATAGTTTTACACGATAAAGACATATGCATTGGATGTGGATACTGCTTATATGCGTGTCCGTTTGGTGCGCCACAATTTCCAAAAAGTGGAATTTTTGGTGCAAAAGGTGCAATGGATAAATGTACAATGTGTGCCGGTGGTCCAAAACCAACAAACTCAGAAGAAGAAAGACATATGTATGGTCAAAATAGAATTTCTGAAGGAAAAGTTCCTGTTTGTGCCGCAATGTGCTCTACAAAAGCTCTACTTGTCGGCAATAGCGAAGAAGTAGACGCTATATATAGAGCAAGAGTAGCAGAGAGAAAAAGTCAAAATGGAGAACTAGGAACTCCTAAAGAAAATATTTTTTAA